The genome window TGGATAAGATTGAACAAAAGCTCTCTGATCCAGTTAGGTTACGGTAAAAACCAGGTGCGCTTCAGAGCAACTATGACCGAAAAAACGAACAGTATCGCTGTAGATATTGCCGGAGATAAGGATGAAACCAAACGAATTTTAAAGGATTCTGCTATACCAGTGGCAAATGGAGTGACCATCTCCGACATCAGTGAACTGGATGATGCCATTGAAAGCATTGGCTTTCCACTGGTCTTTAAACCATTGGACGGAAATCACGGTAAGGGTGCCTCTATAAATGTTAAAACACCGGAAGCTGCTAAACTTGCATTTGAACATGCTAAACAATATTCAAGAAGAATAATCATTGAAAGCTTTATCACAGGATACGATTTCAGGATTCTGGTTATTGACAATAAAATGGTTGCCGCAGCTTTACGCGTACCAGCCCATGTTACCGGAAATGGAACTGCTACTGTTCAGCAATTAATTGATAAAGAAAACGAAGATCCGCGACGCGGTTACGGACATGAAAATGTCTTAACAGAAATACTCGTGGACCGCGATACGCTTGATTTGTTATCTAAAAAGAACTATACACTGGAAACCGTTGTGCCAAACGGAGAGCTTGTTTATTTAAAATCAACAGCTAACCTGAGTACAGGCGGAACTTCTATTGACGTAACCGATCTTGTTCACCCGCAAAATATTTTCATTAGTGAACGTATATCCCGTATCATCGGTTTAGATATCTGTGGAATTGATGTCATGGCACAAAACCTGACACAACCACTAACAGAAAATGGTGGGGTAATCCTTGAAGTTAACGCTGCACCGGGATTCCGGATGCACCTTGCTCCAAGTGAAGGTTTACCAAGAAATGTTGCTGCACCAGTGATTGATATGTTATATCCTCCTGGTAAAGCCAACAGAATTCCAATTATCGCGGTAACCGGAACCAATGGAAAAACAACCACAACAAGGCTGATTGCACATATTGTGAAAAGCAATGGTACAAGAGTTGGTTTCACAACATCGGATGGTATCTATGTACAGAATACGATGCTGATGAAGGGAGATACAACCGGGCCTGTGAGTGCAGAATTTATATTGAGAGACCCTACTGTAGAGTTTGCTGTATTAGAGACAGCGAGAGGTGGTATTCTGAGAGCCGGACTTGGATTTAAACGCTGTGATATTGGTGTAGTAACCAACATCCAGGAAGATCATCTTGGAATTGCAGATATCCATAGCTTAAATGACCTGACCAGAGTAAAGGCAGTTGTTATTGGGGCGGTTAAAAGAGACGGATGGGCAGTATTGAATGCAGATAATAAATACTGCGTTAAAATAGCTGAAACTGCCGATTGCAAAGTGGCTTACTTTAGTATGGATGAGAATAATCCGGTTATTGTGGAGCATTGCAAAAAAGGCGGTTCAGCAGCAATCTATGAAAACGGCTATATTACGATCAAAAAGGGAGACTGGAAGATCAGAGTGGACAAAGTAACGCATATCCCGCTAACCTTTGGTGGCAGTGTTGATTTCATGATCCAGAATGTTCTGGCAGCGACCTTGTCTACCTTCCTTTGGGGATATAAGATTGAAGATATACG of Pedobacter cryoconitis contains these proteins:
- the cphA gene encoding cyanophycin synthetase, encoding MKILGIQVLRGPNIWSVNRKKLIQMRLDLEDMEQRPTNLIDGFGDRLEKMIPSLFTHRCSKGEPGGFFARIKEGTWMGHVIEHIALEIQTLAGMDTGFGRTRQTKTEGTYNVVFSYLEEKAGIYAAEASVRIAEALIDNLDYDLEFDIHRLRELRQMERLGPSTGSIVDEAIARDIPWIRLNKSSLIQLGYGKNQVRFRATMTEKTNSIAVDIAGDKDETKRILKDSAIPVANGVTISDISELDDAIESIGFPLVFKPLDGNHGKGASINVKTPEAAKLAFEHAKQYSRRIIIESFITGYDFRILVIDNKMVAAALRVPAHVTGNGTATVQQLIDKENEDPRRGYGHENVLTEILVDRDTLDLLSKKNYTLETVVPNGELVYLKSTANLSTGGTSIDVTDLVHPQNIFISERISRIIGLDICGIDVMAQNLTQPLTENGGVILEVNAAPGFRMHLAPSEGLPRNVAAPVIDMLYPPGKANRIPIIAVTGTNGKTTTTRLIAHIVKSNGTRVGFTTSDGIYVQNTMLMKGDTTGPVSAEFILRDPTVEFAVLETARGGILRAGLGFKRCDIGVVTNIQEDHLGIADIHSLNDLTRVKAVVIGAVKRDGWAVLNADNKYCVKIAETADCKVAYFSMDENNPVIVEHCKKGGSAAIYENGYITIKKGDWKIRVDKVTHIPLTFGGSVDFMIQNVLAATLSTFLWGYKIEDIRMSLETFIPSAAQTPGRMNIFKFKEFKILVDFAHNANGFNGIKDYLKTIEATEHIGVISGTGDRRDEDIKETARISAQMFDKIIICQERYLRGRQPQDIIDILISGIREVKPNMEIIINNDSSDCLKFLIATAKSGSFITILSDTIDSAIEKVTEYLDKEFGI